TTTTGTTTTTTGAGAAAAACGACTAAACAACAGGCGCCATATACTTTTATTATGAAATAATTAAACATCGAATTAATCTTATTTAGAAAGCATTTCATAGGTATATTAATCAAACCTTTTTAGGAGAATTATAATTATCCTAGTATAATTTAAAATAAAGAAGTTTATTAAACTTACGAGATAACTAGTAAGCATACTGTTTTTAATAAATAGGTAATGTTAATTGTGTAAAAATAAATTGGGGAGGTAATATAATTACCTCCCCAATTTATTAAATGCTTTTTACAAAGTCTAAAAATATTTTTTTATGAAGTTCAATGTCCATATTAGCAGAAAGAGCTACTCGGGCAATATAATCTTTATCACCTTCTTTTGTTGTTCCTTGAGTGGAAGTAGCAGGTATTGTCCAATAACATCCTTTTAACTGACCATAACTAACACAATATTTACTTTCATTAGGAATCTGATTAATCATTAAATTAATTAACTTTAAATTTAATGCTCTTTTATAAGTTTCTCTTTCTGCATCTGTATTTCCTTTTGTAGGAAGATCTAATGAAAATACAGAAGGAGTAAATCCTTTTTCAGCTAATTCTTCTGAAACAAAATTTATTTTAGCTTCAGGTAAAGTATCGTTAATATAATTTACAAATTCACGAGTGTTTTTGTAAGCAGCGTAAATTCTTTGATTCATTGAAGGCAATTGCTGTGCTAATATTTCATACTGATGAGATGTAGCTTCGTTATCACAAAGGGTAAGATGTAATTCAATTTTTTCAATTAAACGATCTGTTTTCTTATTACCTATACAGTAACCGGCAGTACATTTACCTCCGCTTGGAAACTTAGAACCACTAGCAAAAGAAATAGTACGAACTGTTGATAGTATTTCACCTTCACCTAAAAAGTGAACATTAGGACAAAATGTTTGATCTAAAATAAAAACAGGGTCAATAGCTATTTTTCCTGTAGCTGTTTTACGTTCTTTTCCTAAAACATCTTTTAATATAATCAGATCTGGAACTTCAACTCTTGGGTTTGTAGGTATTTCAGCAATTATATATGGAACAGCATCTTCGGTTGCTATTTTTGCTAAAACAAGATCAATACTTTTATTCATGTCATTTCCTCCATCAACAGGTAAATCAACAACATCAACATTATCAATACAAGCAGCAATACGTCTTGCCTGATCGTTTGTTCCACCATAGCAATTCGGAGGAACAACTATTTTAATAGCTTTTCCTTTATGATTTTCTAGGGCAT
This genomic stretch from Tenacibaculum sp. Bg11-29 harbors:
- a CDS encoding PLP-dependent transferase, which produces MQNYIKEVLKNMPAGWLSTTTHRLDIYDEKLAKTQFLEQFENLFNSNNFEVSALNELPTAYDYIRLGHPLSCVLEWSIANLNAINAANVISFSSKTIPVLSILRKNLLENKNTQIIYKDELPKILNTEILHNVYGYNFELKKIQKTEDISTFDGSVIFISQQEEIYNFDLTSKVDFFINTHNDLGSILVINGDKNTNYISDIQHVRRRETIAMTPINSFTTLKMLVKEPSLNINKNNIETDKTNVLGSIQKVTGTNTKPLVASSGLSIQYAILMGLIHDALENHKGKAIKIVVPPNCYGGTNDQARRIAACIDNVDVVDLPVDGGNDMNKSIDLVLAKIATEDAVPYIIAEIPTNPRVEVPDLIILKDVLGKERKTATGKIAIDPVFILDQTFCPNVHFLGEGEILSTVRTISFASGSKFPSGGKCTAGYCIGNKKTDRLIEKIELHLTLCDNEATSHQYEILAQQLPSMNQRIYAAYKNTREFVNYINDTLPEAKINFVSEELAEKGFTPSVFSLDLPTKGNTDAERETYKRALNLKLINLMINQIPNESKYCVSYGQLKGCYWTIPATSTQGTTKEGDKDYIARVALSANMDIELHKKIFLDFVKSI